A single region of the Xiphophorus maculatus strain JP 163 A chromosome 3, X_maculatus-5.0-male, whole genome shotgun sequence genome encodes:
- the LOC102227215 gene encoding kallikrein 1-related peptidase b22-like produces the protein MALLKVLLLLELGVAVSSVSLQKRIIGGEKCRDDERRYHVKIYGHNKTQDYICGGSLISHRWVLTAAHCWESDPGWVIEAHVGVHPKSAPKQIYTITHHEIYRDSNGRKHDIMLLKLPRLTMIQPVRLAACPDTLLLGTKVQIAGFGGSKLGLFGKRIHHRSDDLQCAEIKIDKHHKMELLMSKHEFFEYSFQKWYSASSSKKDISEGDNGGGWVFQNRLYGVCAFSGHPEYALSAPSAFIDVCGYKDWIKDRINKPEERLI, from the exons atggctctgctgaaggttctgctgctgctggagctgg GTGTTGCAGTGAGTTCAGTGTCTCTGCAGAAGAGAATTATTGGAGGTGAGAAATGTAGAGACGATGAGCGTAGGTATCATGTGAAGATTTATGGACATAATAAGACACAGGACTATATTTGTGGAGGATCTCTGATCAGTCATCGGTGGGTTCTGACTGCAGCTCACTGCTGGGAGTCAGATCCAGGATG GGTTATTGAGGCACATGTAGGAGTTCATCCTAAAAGTGCTCCAAAGCAGATTTATACAATCACTCATCATGAGATTTATAGAGACAGCAACGGTCGTAAACATGACATCATGCTCCTCAAGCTGCCAAGACTAACAATGATCCAACCAGTCAGACTAGCTGCCTGTCCAGATACTCTCCTACT cGGCACCAAGGTTCAGATTGCAGGTTTTGGAGGATCAAAACTTGGCCTGTTTGGCAAAAGAA TCCATCATCGTTCAGATGATCTCCAGTGTGCAGAGATTAAGATTGATAAACATCACAAGATGGAACTGCTCATGTCAAAACATGAGTTCTTTGAGTACAGTTTCCAGAAGTGGTACAGTGCGAGTAGCTCTAAGAAAGACATATCTGAA GGCGACAATGGTGGAGGATGGGTGTTCCAGAACAGGCTGTATGGTGTTTGTGCCTTTTCTGGACATCCAGAGTATGCACTCAGTGCACCAAGTGCCTTCATTGACGTCTGTGGCTACAAGGATTGGATAAAAGACAGAATTAATAAACCAGAAGAAAGATTAATCTGA
- the LOC111608207 gene encoding trypsin-3-like, whose product MALLKVLLLLGLGVAVSSVSLQKRIIGGEKCRDDERRYHVKIYGHNKTHDYICGGSLVSHRWVLTAAHCWESDPGWVIEAHVGVHPKSAPKQIYTITHHEIYRDSNGRKHDIMLLKLPRLTMIQPVSLAACPDTLLLGTKVQIAGFGGSKLGLFGKRIHHHTDDLRCAEIEIDKHEKMEKLMATHEFFEYTFQKWYSVRSSKKDSSKGDSGGGVVFKNRLYGVCVFTSSYKYADNGPAGVMDVCGYKKWIDDTINPKS is encoded by the exons atggctctgctgaaggttctgctgctgctggggctgg GTGTTGCAGTGAGTTCAGTGTCTCTGCAGAAGAGAATTATTGGAGGTGAGAAATGTAGAGACGATGAGCGTAGGTATCATGTGAAGATTTATGGACATAATAAGACACATGACTATATTTGTGGAGGATCTCTAGTCAGTCATCGGTGGGTTCTGACTGCAGCTCACTGCTGGGAGTCAGATCCAGGATG GGTTATTGAGGCACATGTAGGAGTTCATCCTAAAAGTGCTCCAAAGCAGATTTATACAATCACTCATCATGAGATTTATAGAGACAGCAACGGTCGTAAACATGACATCATGCTCCTCAAGCTGCCAAGACTAACAATGATCCAACCAGTCAGTCTAGCTGCCTGTCCAGATACTCTCCTACT cGGCACCAAGGTTCAGATTGCAGGTTTTGGAGGATCAAAACTTGGCCTGTTTGGCAAAAGAA TCCATCATCATACAGATGATCTCCGGTGTGCAGAGATTGAAATTGATAAACATGAAAAGATGGAAAAGCTTATGGCAACACATGAGTTCTTTGAGTACACTTTCCAGAAGTGGTACAGTGTGAGAAGCTCTAAGAAAGACTCATCTAAA GGCGACTCTGGTGGAGGAGTTGTGTTCAAGAACAGGCTGtatggtgtttgtgttttcacttCAAGCTACAAGTATGCAGACAACGGACCAGCTGGTGTCATGGACGTCTGTGGCTATAAGAAGTGGATAGATGACACAATTAATCCAAAATCATAG